Proteins encoded within one genomic window of Prauserella marina:
- a CDS encoding ImmA/IrrE family metallo-endopeptidase: MALRRGFKEAARRIALDVRAELGVAVFAPLDPYALAELYGIDIHDLSAPDLPSAAVEHFTGPAADSFSAALLSVGTGSVIIENHTHDMVRRRSTIAHEMAHVLLEHDFGFLLTENQGCRSSASEAESEAAELSGELLVPRDAARTAAFRGWTDYSVARYFRVSESMARWRMNTSAARRIARRWRNNTGNTAETRGQRGTWLNKRVSSRVTGSWT; encoded by the coding sequence GTGGCCCTACGGCGTGGTTTCAAGGAAGCAGCACGACGGATCGCGCTCGACGTCCGCGCCGAACTCGGCGTCGCGGTGTTCGCGCCGCTCGATCCCTACGCGCTTGCCGAACTGTACGGAATAGACATTCACGACCTCAGCGCGCCGGATCTTCCTTCCGCCGCGGTCGAACACTTCACCGGCCCCGCCGCCGACTCGTTCTCGGCCGCGCTGCTCTCGGTGGGAACCGGAAGCGTCATCATCGAAAACCACACGCACGACATGGTCAGACGCCGGTCGACCATCGCGCACGAGATGGCGCACGTACTGCTTGAGCACGATTTCGGTTTCCTGCTCACCGAAAACCAGGGATGCAGGTCCTCGGCATCGGAAGCCGAAAGCGAGGCGGCCGAGCTGTCCGGCGAACTGCTCGTGCCGAGGGACGCGGCCCGTACGGCAGCTTTCCGCGGCTGGACCGACTACTCCGTCGCCAGGTATTTCCGGGTCAGCGAGAGCATGGCCCGTTGGCGAATGAACACCTCGGCCGCCCGGCGTATCGCGCGGCGATGGCGGAACAACACCGGAAACACAGCCGAGACTCGCGGTCAACGCGGGACTTGGCTGAACAAAAGGGTTTCGAGCCGGGTTACCGGAAGCTGGACTTGA
- a CDS encoding helix-turn-helix domain-containing protein — protein MEGRMDARRLYDALDAQRKSRGLSWRQLADESGVSPSLLSRMGNGHRPDLDGFIALVQWLGTPAENFMVWPPASAEGASEREEPALETQLALLLRAREDLPAADKEYLLEIFAATMRRIKVDRQER, from the coding sequence ATGGAAGGCCGGATGGACGCGCGTCGGCTCTACGACGCGCTCGACGCACAGCGGAAGTCGCGCGGCCTTTCCTGGCGTCAACTCGCGGACGAATCGGGCGTGAGCCCCTCACTGCTCAGCAGGATGGGCAACGGACACCGCCCTGATCTCGACGGATTCATCGCGCTGGTGCAATGGCTTGGCACTCCCGCGGAAAACTTCATGGTGTGGCCACCGGCGAGCGCGGAAGGCGCGAGCGAACGAGAGGAACCCGCGCTGGAGACACAACTCGCACTACTACTCAGGGCAAGGGAGGACTTGCCCGCCGCGGACAAGGAGTACCTGCTGGAAATCTTCGCCGCGACGATGCGAAGAATCAAAGTAGACCGTCAGGAGCGGTGA
- a CDS encoding DUF2188 domain-containing protein, which translates to MRRSCFSVQFVFSPDSLTWLVKRDDEVLSRHCRKREAVSEAARVARADIPSVLVISRMDGTLEGERRYGFRRKP; encoded by the coding sequence ATGCGACGCTCGTGCTTTTCCGTCCAGTTCGTTTTCTCCCCGGACTCGTTGACCTGGCTGGTCAAACGGGACGACGAGGTCCTTTCCCGCCACTGCCGCAAACGCGAAGCCGTCAGCGAGGCGGCGAGGGTGGCCAGAGCGGACATTCCCAGTGTGCTCGTGATCAGCAGGATGGACGGCACTCTTGAGGGTGAACGAAGATACGGATTCCGCCGGAAGCCGTAG
- a CDS encoding RNA polymerase sigma factor — protein MPTDAELVAAVLTAEQAEQSGSAGRAARGGHAGPRTGPVIGADAALAEIYDRYADRLHDLFLSALGDTDAAADGVRDTFVLAVRRMSGMPDPSALWPLLRSTAGDVVAVAGEKTVEGRSAMAEAGAPALLRADVLARAALRRPPADKGKRMSLAVAGAAALLVAGGVVIWSARTDPPAIPASTRAPSPATTTVSEWVRDGSGTGAPTRLTVTGCGAALTSDC, from the coding sequence GTGCCAACCGACGCCGAACTGGTCGCCGCTGTACTCACGGCCGAACAAGCCGAACAAAGCGGGTCCGCCGGACGCGCGGCGCGAGGCGGCCATGCCGGACCCCGCACCGGACCGGTCATCGGCGCGGATGCGGCGCTCGCCGAGATCTACGACCGCTACGCCGACCGGTTGCACGATCTGTTCTTGTCCGCGCTCGGTGACACGGACGCGGCGGCGGACGGAGTGCGGGACACCTTCGTGCTCGCGGTGAGGCGGATGAGCGGAATGCCGGACCCCTCCGCGCTCTGGCCGCTGCTGCGCTCGACGGCAGGGGACGTCGTCGCCGTCGCGGGAGAGAAAACCGTCGAGGGCCGGTCGGCGATGGCTGAGGCGGGAGCACCGGCCTTGCTGCGTGCCGACGTTCTGGCCCGCGCGGCATTGCGCAGGCCACCCGCCGACAAGGGCAAGCGTATGTCGCTCGCGGTCGCGGGAGCTGCCGCGTTGCTTGTCGCGGGCGGAGTCGTGATCTGGTCGGCGAGAACGGACCCGCCCGCGATACCGGCGTCGACGAGGGCCCCTTCGCCTGCCACCACGACGGTCTCCGAGTGGGTTCGCGACGGCTCCGGCACGGGGGCACCCACTCGGCTCACTGTCACCGGATGTGGCGCGGCGCTCACGAGCGACTGCTGA